In bacterium, a single window of DNA contains:
- a CDS encoding alpha-ketoacid dehydrogenase subunit beta gives MKEITYRQALNEAFDEEMMRDEKVFIFGEDVAIYGGAYGVTLGLLEKYGDTRVIDTPISENAIVGTALGAALTGMRPVAEIMYIDFIGLCMDQLNNQVAKIRYMFGGKCTVPLTIRTEGGAGRTLGAHHSQSLESWLIHIPGIKVVMPSTPYDAKGLLKSSIRDDNPVVFIEHKMLYNTKGPVPEEEYTIPIGVADVKKEGKDVTIFTYSRMTLFSLQAAEELEKEGISVEVVDLRTLLPMDIETMVNSVKKTNKVVIVEEDCKTGGTGAEIGMQIIENAFDYLDAPIIRVAGADVPMPKSKVLEQLAIPDVKRIKEGVKEVLK, from the coding sequence ATGAAAGAGATAACTTATAGACAGGCGTTAAATGAGGCATTTGACGAAGAAATGATGAGAGATGAAAAAGTATTTATTTTTGGTGAAGATGTTGCAATTTATGGTGGTGCTTATGGTGTTACATTGGGTTTATTAGAAAAATATGGGGATACCAGAGTAATTGATACTCCTATATCTGAAAATGCTATTGTTGGAACTGCACTTGGTGCTGCTTTAACAGGGATGAGACCAGTTGCAGAAATTATGTATATTGATTTTATTGGTCTTTGTATGGACCAGTTAAATAATCAAGTGGCAAAAATCAGATATATGTTTGGTGGAAAATGTACCGTTCCTTTGACAATAAGAACAGAAGGTGGTGCAGGAAGAACATTGGGAGCACATCATTCACAGTCATTAGAATCATGGTTAATTCATATTCCTGGTATAAAAGTTGTTATGCCTTCAACTCCTTATGATGCGAAAGGTCTTTTGAAATCATCAATAAGAGATGATAATCCTGTTGTTTTTATTGAACATAAAATGCTTTATAACACAAAAGGACCTGTTCCTGAAGAAGAATATACTATACCAATTGGAGTTGCAGATGTGAAAAAAGAAGGGAAAGATGTAACTATTTTTACATATTCAAGGATGACATTATTTTCACTTCAAGCAGCAGAAGAACTTGAAAAAGAAGGAATAAGTGTAGAAGTTGTTGATTTAAGAACACTCCTTCCAATGGATATTGAAACAATGGTAAATTCAGTAAAAAAAACAAATAAAGTTGTTATAGTGGAAGAAGATTGTAAAACGGGGGGAACAGGCGCAGAAATAGGGATGCAAATAATAGAAAATGCTTTTGATTATTTAGATGCTCCAATTATCAGGGTTGCAGGTGCAGATGTTCCTATGCCAAAAAGTAAAGTTCTTGAACAACTTGCAATACCTGATGTTAAAAGAATTAAAGAAGGAGTGAAGGAGGTATTGAAATGA
- a CDS encoding thiamine pyrophosphate-dependent enzyme, whose protein sequence is MEKIDRKLAIKLLKQMMEIRKFEDKIMELLSKNIAEGGSHLYAGMEGTGVGAISVLRPDDYITSTHRGHGHAIAKDGDLKALMAEILGKKTGVCKGKGGSLHLADLSKGNLGANGIVGGGLGIATGAGLSIKLQKQDKVVICFFGDGATNNGIFFECLNMASLWKLPVIYLCENNKYGMSVSVERASSVVDLTKKALAFDMPSENVDGQDVLAVREIVNKWVNYARDGNGPSFIVSNTYRYYGHSRSDPRVYRTKEEEKFWKERDPILIFSDKMKEVGVLTEEEIREIDELTDKEIEEATEYAINSPDPQPEELYTDLYV, encoded by the coding sequence ATGGAAAAGATTGATAGAAAACTTGCAATAAAACTTTTAAAACAGATGATGGAAATAAGGAAATTTGAAGATAAAATTATGGAATTGCTTTCAAAAAACATTGCAGAAGGTGGTTCACATCTATACGCAGGAATGGAAGGGACAGGAGTTGGAGCAATTTCTGTTTTAAGACCTGATGACTATATAACAAGCACACATAGAGGACATGGTCATGCAATTGCAAAAGATGGGGACTTAAAAGCACTTATGGCAGAGATATTAGGGAAAAAAACAGGTGTTTGTAAAGGGAAAGGTGGGTCTCTTCATTTAGCAGACCTTTCAAAAGGTAATTTAGGGGCAAATGGAATTGTTGGAGGTGGGCTTGGAATTGCAACAGGGGCAGGTCTTTCAATAAAATTACAAAAACAGGATAAAGTTGTTATATGTTTTTTTGGTGATGGAGCAACTAATAATGGTATATTTTTTGAATGTTTGAATATGGCATCTTTATGGAAATTACCAGTTATTTATTTATGTGAGAATAATAAATATGGAATGAGTGTATCAGTTGAAAGAGCATCTTCTGTTGTTGATTTAACTAAAAAGGCACTTGCTTTTGATATGCCAAGTGAAAATGTAGATGGACAGGATGTTCTTGCAGTAAGAGAAATTGTAAATAAATGGGTGAATTACGCCAGAGATGGAAATGGTCCGAGTTTTATTGTATCAAATACATACAGATATTATGGACATAGTAGAAGTGACCCGAGGGTATACAGGACAAAAGAAGAAGAAAAGTTCTGGAAAGAAAGAGACCCAATTTTAATTTTTTCTGATAAAATGAAAGAAGTTGGTGTTTTAACAGAAGAAGAAATAAGAGAAATAGATGAACTAACAGATAAAGAAATAGAAGAAGCAACTGAATATGCAATAAATAGTCCAGACCCACAGCCAGAAGAACTTTATACTGACTTATATGTTTAA
- the cysE gene encoding serine O-acetyltransferase, with the protein MIGRIKEDINTVFEKDPAARNIFEVITSYPGLHALWGHRFAHFLWKRNMKTFARIISNVNRFFTQIEIHPGAEIGRRFFIDHGCGVVIGETTEIGNDVLLYQGVVLGGITHEKKKRHPTIGNNVVIGAGAIVLGPVKVGDGAKIGAGSVVVKDVPSDSTVVGVPGRVVKQQKKRKIELDHSNLPDPVADALKLVIDEIEKHEERIIKLESVEGIKAKIDEYFAMKKEEISEIFSKIKENENEKN; encoded by the coding sequence ATGATAGGGAGAATAAAAGAGGATATTAACACTGTTTTTGAAAAAGACCCAGCAGCAAGAAATATTTTTGAAGTAATTACAAGTTATCCTGGTTTACATGCGCTGTGGGGACATCGTTTTGCTCATTTTTTATGGAAAAGAAATATGAAAACATTTGCAAGGATAATTTCTAATGTGAATAGATTTTTTACACAAATTGAAATTCATCCAGGAGCAGAAATAGGAAGAAGATTTTTTATTGACCATGGTTGTGGAGTTGTTATTGGAGAAACAACAGAAATTGGTAATGATGTTTTGCTTTACCAGGGGGTTGTTTTAGGCGGAATAACTCATGAGAAGAAGAAAAGACATCCAACAATTGGAAATAATGTAGTTATTGGAGCAGGAGCAATTGTTTTGGGTCCAGTTAAAGTTGGGGATGGTGCAAAAATTGGTGCAGGTAGTGTTGTGGTTAAAGATGTTCCATCTGATTCAACAGTTGTTGGTGTTCCAGGTAGAGTTGTGAAACAACAGAAAAAAAGGAAAATAGAACTTGACCATAGTAATCTTCCCGACCCTGTTGCAGATGCATTAAAATTAGTTATTGATGAAATTGAAAAGCATGAAGAAAGGATTATAAAACTTGAAAGTGTAGAAGGTATTAAAGCAAAAATAGATGAGTATTTTGCTATGAAAAAAGAAGAAATTTCTGAAATTTTTTCAAAAATAAAGGAGAATGAAAATGAAAAAAATTAA
- a CDS encoding dihydrolipoamide acetyltransferase family protein, with protein sequence MIREIIMPKLGETMEEGYLVSWKKQEGEKVEKGEVLFEVMSDKTNFEVESPYSGYLRKILFSSSDEAIPVTTVIGYISDNPDEQLPEKEEKIEKKEVKEEKVEIVQKEKVEEKIVEGGEKIKATPVAKRIAQERGIDISNIRGTGPGGRIEKRDVEKYIESKAVGVGEYEIIKWTPIRKIIAKRLTESKREIPHYYFQGKFIMDQIALIKELKKKEGNDFSYTDFLLFFAGKAIEKYPLIDASVENDEIRVYKSVDIGLAVAVETGLVVPVIRNVCQKTLEEISEERKVIAKKSKEGKLEENDLKGARFVISNLGMYGVENFQPIINPPGVAIMGVGKIEKGIIVIEDKIEVKRIMSVSFSFDHRVIDGSYAGSFYNYFKEILENPSILVL encoded by the coding sequence ATGATAAGAGAAATTATTATGCCAAAATTAGGAGAAACAATGGAGGAGGGGTACCTTGTTTCCTGGAAAAAACAAGAAGGTGAAAAAGTTGAAAAAGGCGAAGTTCTCTTTGAAGTTATGAGTGATAAAACAAATTTTGAAGTAGAATCGCCTTATTCTGGATATTTAAGAAAGATACTTTTTAGTTCATCCGATGAAGCAATTCCTGTAACAACAGTTATAGGTTATATAAGTGATAATCCAGATGAACAATTACCTGAGAAAGAAGAAAAGATTGAGAAAAAAGAAGTAAAAGAAGAGAAAGTAGAAATAGTACAAAAAGAAAAAGTAGAAGAAAAAATAGTAGAAGGAGGGGAGAAAATAAAAGCAACACCTGTTGCAAAAAGAATTGCTCAGGAAAGAGGAATAGATATTTCTAATATAAGGGGAACAGGTCCTGGTGGAAGAATTGAAAAAAGGGATGTTGAAAAATATATTGAAAGTAAAGCAGTTGGAGTAGGAGAATATGAAATAATAAAATGGACTCCTATTAGAAAAATTATTGCAAAACGACTGACAGAAAGTAAAAGAGAAATTCCACATTATTATTTTCAAGGAAAATTTATTATGGACCAGATTGCACTTATAAAGGAATTGAAGAAAAAAGAAGGTAATGATTTTTCATATACTGATTTTCTTTTATTTTTTGCTGGGAAAGCAATTGAGAAATACCCTTTAATTGATGCTTCTGTTGAAAATGATGAGATAAGAGTTTATAAGTCAGTTGATATAGGTCTTGCAGTTGCAGTAGAAACGGGGCTTGTTGTTCCTGTAATAAGAAATGTCTGTCAGAAAACACTTGAAGAAATATCTGAAGAAAGAAAGGTAATTGCAAAGAAATCAAAGGAAGGGAAATTAGAAGAGAATGATTTAAAAGGAGCAAGGTTTGTTATTTCAAATTTAGGGATGTATGGAGTTGAGAATTTTCAGCCAATAATAAATCCACCAGGAGTTGCAATTATGGGAGTTGGTAAAATAGAAAAAGGTATTATTGTTATAGAAGATAAAATTGAAGTAAAAAGAATTATGAGTGTTTCTTTTTCTTTTGACCATAGAGTTATTGATGGAAGTTATGCTGGCTCTTTTTATAACTATTTTAAAGAAATACTTGAAAATCCCTCAATTTTAGTTTTATAA
- a CDS encoding LysM peptidoglycan-binding domain-containing protein → MKKINILFLSSLFIFILSFSGYCEIVKVYHKVKRGETLIAIAKKYGTSVEKIKELNGLKTSLIKEGQKLVVKKIEKEENKNLSSNKESLTTSSGNYDTVYYVVKKGDNLSKISRKYDISVSSIKKENNLKSSKIIPGMQLKIRVPVEVPKIENIEPIIGTEQKDFYQVKKGDTLEEIAKKFSVLPEELKKYNLLRDNDFKEGQIIIIPQQEQLTSNPESQTNSETDIEKEQLTRAKILDIAFSYLNMPYKLGGNGEKCIDCSTLTRLVYEKIGFELPKTSYQQAKLGKEVTLNEALPGDLVFFRRGIGIGHVGIYIGNKLFIHASSSDRKVKIDSLENSYFKSHFVCLKRYIPFSSSVFGG, encoded by the coding sequence ATGAAAAAAATTAATATTTTATTTTTATCCTCATTATTTATTTTCATTTTATCTTTTTCAGGATATTGTGAAATAGTAAAGGTCTATCATAAAGTTAAAAGAGGCGAGACCTTAATTGCAATTGCTAAAAAATATGGAACAAGTGTAGAAAAGATAAAAGAACTAAATGGTTTAAAAACATCTCTTATAAAAGAAGGACAAAAACTTGTTGTTAAAAAAATAGAGAAAGAGGAAAATAAAAATTTATCTTCAAATAAAGAATCATTAACAACCTCTTCTGGAAATTATGACACAGTTTATTATGTAGTAAAAAAAGGTGATAACCTTTCTAAAATAAGTAGAAAATATGACATTTCAGTTTCATCTATAAAAAAAGAAAATAATTTAAAAAGCAGTAAAATAATACCAGGAATGCAGTTAAAAATTAGAGTTCCAGTTGAAGTGCCTAAAATAGAAAATATAGAGCCAATAATAGGAACTGAACAAAAGGATTTTTATCAGGTAAAAAAGGGAGATACTCTTGAAGAAATAGCAAAGAAATTTTCTGTTTTGCCTGAAGAACTTAAAAAATATAATCTTTTGCGTGATAATGATTTTAAAGAAGGGCAGATTATAATTATTCCCCAACAAGAGCAATTAACAAGTAATCCAGAAAGTCAAACAAATAGCGAAACAGATATAGAAAAAGAACAATTAACAAGAGCAAAAATTCTTGATATTGCATTTTCCTATCTTAATATGCCTTACAAATTAGGTGGGAATGGGGAAAAATGTATTGATTGTTCAACTCTTACTCGCCTTGTTTATGAAAAAATAGGTTTTGAATTACCAAAAACATCTTATCAACAAGCAAAATTGGGCAAAGAAGTTACATTAAATGAAGCATTACCTGGTGATTTGGTATTTTTTAGAAGAGGCATAGGAATTGGACATGTTGGTATTTATATCGGTAATAAACTTTTTATTCACGCCAGTAGCAGTGATAGGAAAGTTAAAATAGATTCTCTTGAAAATTCGTATTTTAAAAGTCATTTTGTATGTTTAAAAAGGTATATTCCATTTAGTAGCAGCGTTTTTGGAGGTTAA